The genome window ataacttcgAACGTCCTATATGTAGAAAGAATTATATCAACACCATGAAATATCGTTACATAAACTTTTCTTGTCCTCGTAATACCACCGATAAGGTCATGCGTCCCATCAGCACATAATacattgaaacataaaatatatgaaaattatatatttaaataaacgtgATAATCTATATTTATCATCAGTCATTATCAGTCGATACGTACATTATCGTGTACATTTTGATACAgaataaatatcaaacaaaGTTTAGAATGAAAATCGGGTGAAAGTGTATGAATGTATTGGAAATAATAGAATCAAAATGGTCATGGGTCAAGGCTTCTATTGACCGACAGTACACATATAGATAACCAGCTGTTTCATATGGACTTTGAAGGAATGATTCCGTAGCATCGATAGTGTACATGGAACAGAAGAATCAACAAGTGcatcgatagaaatttttccaCAAGACCTTGTCCTCTTGACGTAACTTCCTATAAATGCatcttatacatatttaacagCAAATTTCAAAGATCAAAAATGTGATTAAGTAACtgctttgaaatatttttgaatatcaaATTCCTGAACATAGTATTTATGTTCGTGATAATAATAGTTGGAGGAAGATATATAAgctaatataaatgtaaatttggtagttttgatatttttgtgaatttcAATCCTATTTAATTGCTAAGATAATGTAATATCTCCGCAGAGAGAAATGCAATGCCTTGAAATTCATGAAACTTCGTTCTTATCTTGAACTTTAACTCGAgaatatcaatataaaatcGACTAtcggagagagaaagaaaaaatatataatcacGTATCATAACTTAACGAATATATCGCAACATTTACTTAACCACGTTCTTATTTGatgaagaaaaaacaaaattaaattgaattattcatCCCAATCTTACGCACTAAtgctataaaaattgtaatcaaATTCTTCTCGTTATTATCTTTTGAATAAATCATTGAAAAactgaatgaaattaatagtTAACGAGAAAAATTCTCAAGACTTTCTTCTGAAAGCGTCTAAAAAGGAATGTTAAAATCACAATTCATCATCGTCTTAATGAGATAATTGGCTTGCCCTCGTGCACCCTTGATAAGAATCGTCTATAAAAGTAGTAGCTCGTGTAGCCAGTACATCAGTTACTTTAGTTGATTTACAGTGAAtctaagaaaaatgaaaaccaTTTTGACGATCATCCTCGCTGTTGCACTGGTCTCGGAAGCTAAAGTTGCTCCGTCCAGTACAACCAATTCTCAAGGATCTCCTGAAGTTCAACTGACCGAACTTATAAACCAGGCTCAAACGAACATCAACAATTTAGCCAAACAAATTCAGGAACAATGGAATATCCCCGATCAAGAGACTATCGTAAAAACTGTCAAGGAACAGAGCACCAACTTCATTACCAATATCCAAAGTTACATGAAGAACATTACTGAAGAGGTAATAATTAACTAGACTTAAACTTAAACTAAACTTACTAGACTTACTAAAACTTAACTAGACAAggatataaaaaaagtaaataaaatttgtggATTAggcttaaaaaaaaagtgtaatAAGAATTCAAATATTGTTTACGTTTATTTAGGTCAAGACTAAGACCCCTGAATTGGAAAGACTATGGGACGGCGTTAAGGTCAAGCTTAACAAAGTCGTTGAAGATATTAACAGCGGAATTCCGAACGCTCAGCAACAAGTCAATGAATTACAAACTAAATTCCAAGAAGGAGTTCAAACTGTACTCAAGGAATCCGATAAAGCTGCTAAATCTCTGGGCCAA of Bombus pascuorum chromosome 6, iyBomPasc1.1, whole genome shotgun sequence contains these proteins:
- the LOC132907879 gene encoding uncharacterized protein LOC132907879, translated to MKTILTIILAVALVSEAKVAPSSTTNSQGSPEVQLTELINQAQTNINNLAKQIQEQWNIPDQETIVKTVKEQSTNFITNIQSYMKNITEEVKTKTPELERLWDGVKVKLNKVVEDINSGIPNAQQQVNELQTKFQEGVQTVLKESDKAAKSLGQHSGKIQEDLAKFTKQAVDIAVEATQNLNNQLQAAAAQKS